From the Calliopsis andreniformis isolate RMS-2024a chromosome 4, iyCalAndr_principal, whole genome shotgun sequence genome, one window contains:
- the LOC143178524 gene encoding uncharacterized protein LOC143178524, which yields MSMQTCCRDQRKVGHVIDQIKMLANNLDELRLEINTLKTNATKSENPSKQLYEETKSNKTNILNTLKKYVRKIKSIDFLKDGRPSGTDQKVHLPFLIQFSVHINGHSKLVMIISFIFLNQVYYHCTDPSASSFFRYIFRLRKSNNVFQLPPEIKCVKDECDQTENLQQQILALSIVENPVTSKYMGNILKNQSEKLAPERGSKEYDKIIFPKKKGSSLRDPSNISCELSFRVEDPHDLKGFSKDIKLCLLNDKKSASTQTKITKTRRKRRSHDFQSKHPQMYFSRIKDAVITRKVIRNPNDNEFRICKRFERVKEYPYLQRKVYKEYPSNNKGRNGIVDREIPEQYFYNDDIRTLKRISSMTDSDMCQNFSSEEKVRTSSSTSISVNLELNVSSSFNHTEDFQRRRKPRTYTIDKMSQKRNQNDWRDQVERSIVYVGSTSHVDLSSHSFSN from the exons ATGTCTATGCAAACATGTTGCCGAGACCAACGCAAAGTGGGACACGTGATCGATCAGATCAAAATGCTTGCTAACAATTTGGACGAATTGCGCTTAGAAATTAATACACTGAAGACCAATGCTACGAAAAGTGAGAATCCTTCTAAACAATTGTATGAAGAAACTAAGAGCAATAAAACTAATATTTTGAATACTTTGAAGAAGTATGTTAGAAAAATAAAGAGCATAGACTTCTTGAAAGATGGAAGGCCATCAGGAACCGATCAAAAGGTACATCTACCATTTCTGATACAG TTTTCGGTTCATATTAATGGCCACTCGAAACTCGTGATGATAATTTCCTTTATATTTTTAAACCAGGTTTATTATCATTGTACAGACCCTTCAGCATCCTCGTTCTTTCGATACATTTTTCGCCTTAGAAAATCAAATAACGTGTTTCAACTTCCACCTGAGATCAAGTGTGTAAAAGATGAATGTGACCAGACTGAAAACTTGCAGCAGCAGATCCTCGCCCTGTCTATAGTAGAAAATCCAGTGACATCAAAATACATGGGAAATATCCTGAAAAATCAATCGGAAAAATTAGCTCCTGAGCGTGGAAGTAAAGAATATGATAAAATAATATTCCCGAAGAAAAAAGGATCTTCTTTACGAGATCCCTCGAACATTAGTTGTGAGCTGAGTTTCCGTGTGGAGGACCCTCATGATTTGAAAGGCTTCTCAAAGGATATAAAATTGTGTCTATTAAATGATAAGAAAAGCGCATCCACGCAAACCAAAATAACGAAGACAAGACGAAAACGCAGGAGCCATGATTTTCAATCGAAACACCCCCAAATGTATTTTTCTAGGATAAAGGATGCTGTGATTACGAGGAAAGTGATAAGGAACCCAAATGACAATGAGTTCAGAATATGCAAAAGATTTGAACGCGTGAAAGAGTATCCATATTTGCAGAGAAAGGTTTATAAGGAATATCCAAGTAATAATAAGGGAAGAAATGGTATCGTTGATCGTGAAATACCTGAACAGTATTTCTACAATGATGATATTCGAACATTGAAACGTATTTCGTCTATGACTGATAGCGACATGTGTCAGAATTTTTCTTCTGAAGAAAAAGTAAGAACATCTTCTTCTACGTCCATCTCTGTGAATCTGGAACTTAATGTCTCTAGTAGCTTCAATCATACCGAAGATTTTCAGCGACGGAGAAAACCGAGGACTTATACGATAGATAAGATGTCCCAGAAACGTAATCAAAATGACTGGCGTGATCAAGTGGAGAGAAGCATAGTTTATGTAGGTTCAACTTCCCACGTAGATCTCTCTTCACACAGTTTCTCAAATTAA
- the LOC143177998 gene encoding uncharacterized protein LOC143177998, protein MTVLRRLEWGCTRLGAIKRQNHKYPRLVGVPKVKKIDQEGAERTILYSKRKIAELLFENCADCKRMATIPQGAFAACKVRRNRELAALTMIEEKENIGAENVFNARLPMEGREPTPLKYNSKLMNSIWGLYNRYSVHNFKKNTDGDEGVFERFAAVSGALFQSHVPAASAMTAAAVTEKSMNHQ, encoded by the exons ATGACCGTTTTGAGGCGTCTTGAGTGGGGTTGCACGAGGCTTGGTGCAATCAAACGTCAAAATCATAAATATCCGAGGCTCGTAGGAGTTCCTAAAGTTAAGAAGATCGATCAAGAAGGAGCAGAAAGGACAATTCTTTACAGCAAGAGGAAAATCGCCGAGCTGCTCTTCGAAAATTGCGCTG ATTGCAAAAGAATGGCTACTATTCCGCAGGGTGCATTTGCTGCGTGCAAAGTTCGCCGTAATCGCGAACTCGCTGCTTTAACAATGATAGAAGAAAAAGAGAACATAGGCGCCGAAAACGTGTTCAACGCGAGACTTCCCATGGAAG GTCGAGAACCTACGCcgttgaaatacaacagtaaaTTAATGAACAGCATCTGGGGATTATACAATCGCTATTCAGTACATAATTTCAAGAAGAACACCGATGGTGATGAAGGGGTGTTTGAGAGGTTCGCAGCGGTCTCGGGGGCACTTTTTCAAAGCCATGTACCCGCTGCGAGCGCGATGACTGCGGCTGCGGTCACCGAGAAGTCCATGAACCATCAATGA
- the LOC143178525 gene encoding uncharacterized protein LOC143178525, whose translation MWHHLYYFQIGCPLKNTVESLESQYKEKPFGFGDVKEGRNARGEMCRRERKIQRAIGFNENRNILNSLDTENEALDVLISEKEPATIVKTDRMTRLLKWKAERNKHKELERRKKKPAFVVGAVHHRIYSPLNKDEFVHKHTKGSSKVDVSKVFPKGITKATEKRLISKAVAKVTTQNLPKTPDIVAKKELKEQKIKEQSIIPNDYKFKAPTGLPQMLFGRVPAYSMSPSRMSNFMSFSPMVRRSIRKSSIVQNTNNEKSNASIKYEKKDSDSKESSIEDISLKLSCDEDEKLHLSNSDSNDESSNNNKSKVEELNSKTLNDTITIISSSPKDKRDSVEHSDSSSSEPAFFSPYIVSSRGKSNARKEQQLRHGFSLGHSPANDIPTKDTVMKNLNISVEEEVRTAQYFQFLLNKETDKLNELCKKWEKVKDEAEMTEDAQYQINQAIGQTNLLIRKKFERFRSLVSDCETGKGEMLVTCKDLQGFWDMMYMEIQNCNSRFEKLEKLYAQGWEEEEEKLPSKPVNKKKTTVKNKIIPKRSSSLRTFLMEKKKKMAEKLKNGNDTEEIQMIGNITQDNKFEISKNNSISLSDRKSIPLKHEKTRSSLLCKVQLSETRIKSPLTIIKISQMCKTPDIQLDSSISYANSDQRPGKSILKQSKIPSVIDSQTKSSYKVNFDDNVSLNDIPVDEETQLKRDLAAALEKIDNLDFDQPSEDVSFNVQKKLNFEDTSFVESEDVHDTDQDSELKHSKSKGILKVPRINVQSATPRPALRRQNATEKDDEEPNENSSEDTSQNTENIRVLRNRSIGNTSFVESEDVHDTHQDSELKHSKSKGILKVSCINIQSATPRPALRRQNTTEKDNEEPNESSSEDTSKNIENIKVLRNRSIATVTTPTPKRKSLRKVSISVQESESEQNKTPLRVSSLKTDKKISSNINVENATNSSLNESNIKRRQSSRTVKFSEKECNICSENKPVLPVTPHVRRSTKRLSTKGRKSESKEEQASLKNREKHMII comes from the exons ATGTGGCATCATCTGTATTATTTTCAAATTGGATGTCCGTTAAAGAACACGGTTGAGTCGTTGGAAAGC CAATATAAAGAAAAACCATTTGGTTTTGGTGATGTGAAAGAAGGTCGAAATGCTCGTGGTGAGATGTGTAGAAGAGAACGTAAAATACAGAGAGCTATAGGCTTcaatgaaaatagaaatattttgaATTCTTTGGATACGGAAAATGAGG CGTTAGATGTGTTAATTTCAGAAAAGGAGCCTGCTACAATTGTAAAGACTGACCGTATGACAAGACTTCTTAAATGGAAGGCAGAGCGGAATAAACATAAAGAGTTGGAACGCAGAAAAAAGAAACCAGCATTTGTGGTTGGGGCAGTTCACCACAGAATCTACTCTCCGCTTAATAAAGATGAGTTTGTACATAAACATACTAAAGGTAGTTCTAAGGTAGACGTGTCAAAAGTTTTTCCTAAAGGGATTACAAAAGCCACAGAGAAGAGATTAATAAGTAAGGCTGTAGCAAAAGTTACAACACAGAATTTACCCAAAACTCCAGATATTGTTGCAAAGAAGGAGCTAAAAGAGCAAAAAATAAAGGAGCAGTCAATTATTCCAAATGATTATAAATTTAAAGCTCCCACAGGGTTGCCACAAATGTTATTTGGTAGAGTGCCAGCATATAGTATGTCACCTAGTAGAATGAGTAATTTTATGTCTTTCTCCCCAATGGTAAGAAGATCAATTAGAAAAAGTAGTATTGTACAAAATACTAATAATGAAAAATCTAATGCATCTATAAAGTATGAAAAAAAAGATAGTGATTCTAAAGAAAGTTCCATTGAAGACATATCATTAAAATTGTCATGTGATGAAGATGAAAAATTACATTTATCTAATAGCGATAGTAATGATGAAagcagtaataataataaaagtaaGGTGGAAGAATTAAATAGTAAAACACTTAATGATACTATTACAATAATATCATCTTCTCCAAAAGACAAAAGAGATTCTGTGGAGCACTCTGATTCATCTAGCAGTGAACCAGCCTTTTTTTCTCCATATATTGTTTCTAGCCGTGGAAAAAGTAATGCAAGGAAAGAGCAGCAATTAAGACATGGCTTTAGCCTTGGTCATTCACCAGCTAATGACATTCCTACAAAGGATACTGTcatgaaaaatttgaatatttctgtTGAAGAGGAAGTACGCACTGCTCAATATTTCCAGTTCCTGTTAAACAAGGAAACAGATAAATTGAATGAACTCTGTAAAAAGTGGGAAAAGGTGAAAGATGAAGCTGAAATGACAGAAGATGCACAGTACCAAATCAATCAAGCTATTGGACAGACAAATTTGTTGATAAGGAAAAAGTTTGAAAGATTTCGTAGTCTTGTTTCCGATTGTGAAACAGGCAAAGGAGAAATGTTAGTTACTTGTAAAGATTTACAAGGATTTTGGGACATGATGTACATGGAAATACAAAACTGTAATTCAAGATTTGAAAAATTAGAGAAGCTGTATGCACAAGGctgggaagaagaagaagaaaaattacCTAGTAAACCtgttaataaaaagaaaactacagtaaaaaataaaattattccaaAAAGATCAAGTTCACTTAGAACGTTTTTGAtggagaaaaaaaagaaaatggcaGAAAAACTGAAAAATGGTAATGACACTGAGGAAATTCAAATGATAGGAAACATAACACAAGataataaatttgaaattagTAAAAATAATTCTA TCTCTCTTTCTGATAGGAAATCTATACCTCTTAAGCATGAAAAGACGCGATCAAGTCTATTATGTAAAGTACAATTATCCGAAACAAGAATCAAAAGTCCCCTTACTATTATAAAAATAAGTCAGATGTGTAAAACACCAGATATTCAATTAGATAGTTCAATATCTTATGCTAATTCTGATCAAAGACCAGGAAAAAGTATATTGAAGCAATCAAAGATTCCAAGTGTGATAGATTCTCAAACAAAATCGTCTTATAAAGTTAACTTTGATGATAATGTATCTTTAAATGACATACCAGTAGATGAAGAAACACAATTAAAACGCGATTTAGCTGCTGCGCTTGAAAAAATAGACAATTTAGACTTTGATCAACCTAGTGAGGATGTATCATTTAATGTACaaaaaaaacttaattttgaagataCTAGTTTTGTGGAATCTGAAGATGTACATGACACTGATCAAGATTCTGAATTAAAACATTCTAAAAGCAAAGGTATACTCAAAGTACCACGTATAAATGTACAATCTGCAACACCAAGGCCAGCTTTGAGAAGACAGAATGCTACAGAGAAAGATGACGAAGAACCTAATGAAAATTCAAGTGAAGACACAAGTCAAAATACTGAGAATATAAGAGTTCTAAGAAACAGAAGTATTGGAAATACTAGTTTTGTGGAATCTGAAGATGTACATGACACTCATCAAGATTCTGAATTAAAACATTCTAAAAGCAAAGGTATACTCAAAGTATCATGTATAAATATACAATCTGCAACACCAAGACCAGCTTTGAGAAGACAGAATACTACAGAGAAAGATAACGAAGAACCTAATGAAAGTTCAAGTGAAGACACAAGTAAAAATATTGAGAATATAAAAGTTCTAAGAAATAGAAGTATTGCTACAGTGACTACACCTACACCTAAGAGAAAATCTTTAAGAAAGGTTTCCATAAGTGTGCAGGAATCAGAGTCTGAACAAAATAAAACTCCATTGAGAGTAAGCTCTCTTAAAACTGATAAAAAGATTAGTTCCAACATAAATGTAGAGAATGCTACAAATAGTAGCTTAAATGAAAGTAATATTAAAAGAAGACAGAGCTCAAGAACAGTTAAATTTTCTG AGAAAGAATGTAATATCTGCTCAGAAAATAAACCTGTACTTCCTGTGACACCCCATGTTAGACGAAGTACAAAACGACTTAGCACGAAAGGGAGGAAAAGTGAGTCCAAGGAGGAACAGGCATCTTTAAAAAATCGCGAGAAAC ATATGATTATATAA
- the Kyat gene encoding kynurenine aminotransferase, translated as MLTKICVPGISSKRSFSLSTLRNIQNYSAVMSKFDLPDRLKGNEKSVWVEYIQLALKYKPLNLGQGFPDFHAPENVTKALACTTTSDNPLLNQYTRGFGHPRLVNAIAKLYSKLLNRNIDPNNEVLVTCGAYQALHATIQGHTEIGDEWIIIEPFFDCYVPMVRTAGGIPRFIALKPKNTNGPLTSADWVFDKQELESLFNEKTKGIIINTPHNPIGKVFTLDELQFIADLAKKWNTLVVSDEVYEWIVYEPYKHIRIATLPGMYERTITIGSAGKTFSVTGWKIGWAYGPANLLYNLQVIHQNTVYTSNTPVQEAVAIGFEQELERFGQPDCYFVSLAKELLPKRDFMAKFLSDVGMTPTIPEGGYFMVANWTALKDKVKLDEETDEYKDYRFTKWMTKNVGIQGIPPSAFYSDEHKHLGEDNVRYCFIKKDENLKKAAEILKKWKC; from the exons ATGTTGACTAAGATTTGTGTTCCTGGTATAAGTTCGAAAAGGTCGTTTTCATTATCCACGTTAAGAAATATTCAAAACTATTCTGCTGTGATGTCTAAATTTGATCTACCAGATCGTTTGAAAGGCAATGAAAAATCAGTCTG GGTGGAATATATTCAACTTGCTCTAAAATATAAACCATTGAATTTGGGTCAGGGATTTCCAGATTTCCATGCCCCTGAAAATGTAACAAAAGCTTTAGCGTGTACAACTACCAGTGATAATCCTCTTTTAAATCAATATACTAGGGGATTT GGTCACCCACGCTTAGTAAATGCTATTGCAAAATTGTATTCAAAACTTTTAAATCGTAATATAGATCCAAATAATGAAGTCCTTGTTACCTGTGGTGCATATCAGGCATTGCATGCTACAATACAAGGTCATACTGAGATTGGTGATGAGTGGATAATTATTGAACCTTTTTTTGATTGCTATGTACCTATGGTCAGAACTGCAGGTGGAATTCCAAGGTTTATtgcattgaaacca AAAAACACAAATGGACCCTTGACCTCTGCAGACTGGGTGTTTGATAAACAAGAACTAGAATCTCTCTTCAATGAGAAAACCAAaggaataattattaatactccACATAATCCTATAGGAAAAGTCTTTACTTTAGATGAATTACAATTTATAGCAGACTTAGCTAAAAAATGGAATACGCTTGTTGTATCAGATGAAGTTTATGAATGGATTGTTTATGAGCCATATAAGCACATTAGAATAG CAACCTTACCTGGAATGTATGAACGAACAATTACCATTGGATCTGCTGGTAAAACATTCAGTGTTACTGGATGGAAAATTGGATGGGCCTATGGACCAGCAAACTTGCTGTACAATTTACAAGTCATTCATCAAAACACAGTGTATACTTCTAACACACCAGTTCAG GAAGCAGTAGCAATTGGATTTGAGCAAGAGTTAGAAAGATTTGGTCAACCAGATTGCTACTTTGTAAGTTTAGCCAAAGAATTACTGCCAAAACGAGATTTCATGGCTAAGTTTCTTAGCGATGTAGGAATGACTCCAACAATCCCAGAGGGAGGATACTTTATGGTAGCTAATTGGACAGCTTTAAAAGACAAAGTTAAATTAGATGAAGAAACAGACGAATATAAAGATTATCGTTTCACTAAATGGATGACGAAAAATGTTGGAATTCAAGGAATTCCACCATCTGCGTTTTATAGTGACGAACATAAGCATCTAGGAGAAGATAACGTGCGATACTGCTTCATAAAG